TAGAACGATATCGAAGTGAGATGCGATTTTCTCTTCTGGTTTTTAGTGTCTCGTATCCAAATGCATTTGTTGCTTCGGGTACAAACAATTGCATCGAAGCTCTCACGTCCCTCGCAGTATTTCTGGTTGCCTCTAGCATGATTGCGATATCGAATGCGGCATCGAAAGTCACTGGACTCCTTGAGACGATTTCATCGCATACTTCTTTAGATTCTAATCCGTGTGGCAGCTGCTCGATAAAAATTCTGTCCAAAAAATCATCGTATTCGCAGCTGACAGCTTCTTGCTTAAGTCGAAGAACAAATTGAGTGATGGATTCAACTTTTTCCGGGACGATTTGTCGAAATTTAATGCTTTCcacatatttatttttcattcgaTCGTAGTGCCTGATTAGCATGTCACGTAGACTAAAAACTTGAGAGCGTTGTTTAGCTCGTTTCCCATGTGTACTCGGGCGTAATTTGCAAAATGTACCTCCGGAATGTAGCTTAGctgcaaggcccattcaaatcttttgaaataatcGGCAGATCCCTTCAGATGAACGGTGTTctgacatttaaaaaaaaactgttttaatccacctagtggtgtaatgatgcctttctcatatcaatcataccatcatatataatactgtggtattcttcaaaataattttcttcgattcataaaaaaataaccgaaatcggtttttttgaccgtctactgataaaaactatcaattggaaaagatttgaggtcgatttagaattttttttaggggttttccccattttaagtgatggtagacaatttttaacacactttaccctatatttctggatccggaagtcggatccgcatgaaattcaagaattacgcatgggaccttaggacctttcatttgaacctaagtttgtgaaaatcggtcgcgccatctataagaaaagttagaacacatattttctttttttgcacattttaccccataactcccgaaccggaattcggatccaaaaaatattcatgaattttgtatgggatctccagacctttcatttgaatctaagtttgtgaaaatcggttcagccatctctgagaaaagttagtgcacttattttcacaatttttagcacattttaccccataattccggaaccggaaatcggatccaaataatattcaagaattttgaatgggaccacaagacctttcatttgaatctaagtttgtgaaaatcggttcagccatctccgagaaaagttagtgcaaaaaaacgttgcatacacacacacacacacacacacacacacacacacacacacacacacacacacacacacacacacacacacacacacacagagagagagagagagagagagagagagagagagagagagagagagagagagagagagagagagagagagagagagagagagagagagagagagagagagagagagagagagagagagagagagagagagagagagagagagagattttgcgtactcgacgaactgagtcgaatggtcggttttcacagtgattgcataacctttctatatgagaaacagagatgtctatctcctctgtgtgacgaagagcaagcaaaatttctccactcgcactgacaacttcaacgagagctcttctctttcacatttatacaccactgttgtgtaagtgtgcacgcatcatgagtgcgtttgtttatttccttttacctcttccactgaatcgcaccaaagtgctagagcattagctaaaaaattctctgaggtggatgcagatactttcacagaggtgtacacgccggtgagcactctgctgtatggttttcgtagatgaagcgtggacacgcaaaatcagcaaaataaaacaatttatcgtaaaattttcggttttcctggcaaattttccatagcaaggccagatctactctctattaattgaagttcacagaagtgttcgctcatcatcacgcgccagtggtcacttgggtgtatttagacgagagcgcgtgtgagcgatttatgcgaagagaatgtgtttcactcgcgccagctgctttaaccacaagcacacactcaaatgctgtctattcgacactgagaagaagtgcgctttactctttgtgcggtgcttcgtttttttcatcgtcggtgttgcaaaaatctgactctagcgtgtataactctggtgaaatgccatctctggcttGAACGACCAATATCGATGagatcccctaaaatgaattacGGgaaagatgatgatgatggtcaaaGTAGTTCAAAAAGGAAACGGTTGGCAAAGGTTGACCGTGATTTGGTTTACAATTTGTGGTATGTAAGACGAACGATTTGCATCGGTAAtatctatttgatttattggtaTTTTAAGATAGATTGAATTATTTTGGCTCTGTTTCGAAATAAGTTGAACTAGAATATATTAGCCTTCTTTGTAGAAGGAAGACCTGTTACATATGGCAATTTTCAGATAACCTTTTGGTTCAGTGTAACATAAATATCAAAATGTAGAGAGTAGTGAAATAAACGACTAGAAGCTGGTATACATGTTCAGACGGCTGAAACGTGAGTCTACTCTTACATTCCTCTTAGGGATGtcgaaaatttcgaattactcgattattcaataatcgagtataattttgaaactaatcgattgaaatttattcgattatctgggttattaatcgattactcgattattactatgggatttttttaattattcgattagctcaataatcgaatattagttttaagctattcgattaaatattattcgattatcagggttattaatcgattactcgattaatcgatcgatattacgacatccctaattCCTCTGACTTTACAAGGGTATTGTTCTCAAATGTAATTAGATTAAAAATCGTTATAAAAACAGATCACGATGTTAGTTTTCAAATGTGTTTGCactatatttattttattagttACCATTATGCACACTAAAATTATGTTTCTATTTAATAATAAGTTGTTACAACATCGGTCGATATTGAATTATTCTTTGCCGTGTTCACCAACGCAAACTTTTTACAACATACTGTTTGCCAAATTTATTAGCAGTCAGAAGTGGCCCTTACACGAAACAACTATATTGACATGGTGCTATCAAATCTGATTTAACATGGTAATCACATTTTAATTGATATCAATGCAAAATGCATGAAATGCACTATCGTGAGTGTGGTCAATATTACGGGTAATGCCTCGTGTAACGTACACTTGATGTGACAGTTGTAGTTGAAATCGGGAAAATCTGCTACCGTTGATTCTCACAGTGTTTGGAGTGAACATCCATGTTTATCTGGCTCCTTGGAATCATTCAAACTGCACCGTTTTGGAGTATTCTGGTGGAGTTATATAGATGTgaaattttaacataaaaacGAAAGTAAAGACTTTGCAGCTTTTTATAATATTCTATCCAAACACGATGAAAATAGTCTATTGAAGATGAACGAAAAATATTAACTGCTATTTGTCGCACAAAGTTGCTGCCTCCTCtcataaaataatcatttgatTCCATGCTTCAAAAATTCTCGCAATCGTGGAAGTCGCTAAAATGTTTTTACTCCAGTTGACAGCCTCATTTTATGGTGCGGAAATACCACTATATCATGTATTTTAATTGTTCAAGATGCAAAAGACAAACTTTCTTATTGTGATAAGATACGAtaatgtttatatttttttttcgttcaaattCGTCGGGGTACCATGAAGAATACAAAAGCACACAATACTTCATAGTTTCAAAACTTTGTCACTAACCCCGATGAGATTTTCCAATGTTTAATTATATTTGGTAAAATGATTAAATTTCTAGTACATTGttataatttatttcaatttttcattatGCATTTTTTCCATTTATGTTTAAATATcataattttataaatttcatgttacttcCGTGTAGCTGATTCGCTCgcaattgaataaaatcaaagctTAGATTAAGGTATAATTATAAAACtactaatatttgaaaatacagTTTTGTATACTTTCTAACCTTCTCATACACataagaacaaaaacatttaaaatcCATCAAAtcgtaaaaataaaatattccgtcattattttcattttcatcttttaaTCAAATCGTACAATCGTTATTGACATAAAATTTCCTCTCCATgtcacattttcagttgtaatgTTCATAAAGTATGTTGTTCACTTCAACCGAAGCCTGTGCACGATTGCGCCTCGTTAGAACAGATAGATAATTTAAAGTTTACCCACAAAGTCGTCGCTTCAGCTCAACGTTAATTGTTCAAACGTCACCCGAAATGGCTTAGAAGCGCCTGTTAGTATTTCCAGCAGTTTGacgattttgattttgattatttCTGTTTTGTTGTTGGTTTTGAGATCCATCAAATCGCTTTTGACCGCCGAAGTTTCCACCGCTGTTGTTGTTTCGATTGTTCTGGTTTTGACCTCCAAAATTGTTACGGGAAGTGTTTTGATTGCCACTGAAATTGCGATTACCGGAGTTGTTTCCATAATTACCATTACTGGAATTGCCGCCAAAACTGCGGCCATTGAATCCATTCGACAGGTTTAGGTTTGATATGGTAGAGTCAGCATTATTGAACGGATTGTTATTACCACTGGCCAGACCTTCACCCAGATTTTTACCCGATATAAATGCCAAGCGTAAGAGATCCTGTATAACTTGCGGATTGCTGAAATCATTGTTGGCATTATTCAAGCCAAAATCGTTGCGGTTGCCAAAATCTACAAACAAAATACgtttcatttaaatcaaatAGATATAGTTTGTATAGAGAAAGTGCATCTGAAGTGAATTAATTATTGTGAAttgttaatgtcgttttcgctgaaACTGGCGCAGGATAGTTTCATTAAGCAAACACTGTTCACGAAACTGAGTTGAgttcacttagcaacggggttgTGAACAAACCCGATatgaggttcgaaactgactcgattttcagttcaatgatgttgaaactaggttcgaaactggctacaaaccaacggtttgacagcagttagcgtgaaaactgggttaggttcggcatcaatcgaaaacgacataaatatcACAATCCCTAATGATTAACAAAAATATTGTTATAAGTCTTGTAATTCAAAGATTTTTAGAATATAGTAATTGTTAGACTGAGGATTACACTTACTCTGATCTGGTCCGTTGAATCGTCCACGTTTGAGTGGTGGGGGTCCGCTAAATCTATTGGACTGTACGTTTTCCAGTACTGCTGGGTTTTTGTCTATGATTTCTTGCATTGCCAGGgatattttttcatcgttttctttgaaaattttgcgGTTGACTTTAGTTGTCAGCGGTTCAATACCACAGCGAACTGGTTTTTCATTATCTGACAGTTGAAGTACTTTGTCACAAACTTCTTTGTCACGAAATTCAATGAGAGCAGTGTTTCGATTACGCTTGACCACACACTCAATAAAACCGAATTTACGGAACTTTTCAAACAACTTTTCTTCACTGACTCctgcgtttcaaattaaattgaatGTATCTATGTCAGTATGCAATTAGTTTCTAGTTCAAAACTTACCAATGGTCAAACGTACTAATCTAACCGAAGTTTCTGGATTAAAATACGTATCCTTGCGTCCTGGAAAAACATGAAGACATCGATTTTGAAAGTGCTTTCCATTAAAGGTTTTAATTGCATCGGTAGCTTGTTCACGACGAGCGTAATAAATCAACGCAGCCATCACCATTGATGTTTGGCTTGTTTTGTATGCAGGAATATTTGGTGAGAAGATAAATTTGATGTGTCCACCGGCACTAGAGAAATAATCTCTCATATCGCGTTTATCGGCAGTATAAGGAAGATTCGACACATAAATAGGCCACAACTTAGCCAATGGCAGTGGTGGTGGTCGCATTTTGGACTCTTCGCCATCTTCCAGCAACTTCTTGACGTGAGATGGCTTCAAGtcaataactgaaaaacaagGTAAGCATTTCGAAGGTTACATTATCTTACACAAACAAGGAAAATACTTACTGAGTGGACCGTTGTATCGTTTAACACAAATTGTTCGCTCCTCAGTTTCTTTGCTATCTGGTTTAGGAACGGGAAGCTGTTTACATTCCAAAGCCGCCTCAACGGAATCTTCATTTTTGAAACAGATTATTGCGTGCTCATCGGCACATTTGCGTCGACTAACAAACTCTATTTCACCAAACTGCTCAAAATAGTCATAAATAGTTTCCTCAGAAACAACTAAAATTTAATATGtagtattaaaaaaataacagtgACAgtagaaaataatgtcactcacttttatccAATG
This genomic window from Malaya genurostris strain Urasoe2022 chromosome 1, Malgen_1.1, whole genome shotgun sequence contains:
- the LOC131440539 gene encoding uncharacterized protein LOC131440539; translated protein: MTSTENTSNKAADNGKKLNVGNLPSDVTEKELQEHFKDFTVENVEIFHYLKYTIALLLFKDKDTATKALKAMEGSMFRNRRLRMHIEYIAIWNIKKNVFVHVVDDNATEEQVYEKFKDVTEITGVLVFHPLAYISCKTQEQKEAAIKELNTEEVNVYDLTGHDQNHHIEIWRAAKLFFRNLTRVSLINLPESWVTNQEELKKAVEGSGTLSEVKVINNSHGAVAQLFYENEETARNAAISLNQQIFEGKRVHALHVTAALIPNYKTSVYLTSLDKIVSEETIYDYFEQFGEIEFVSRRKCADEHAIICFKNEDSVEAALECKQLPVPKPDSKETEERTICVKRYNGPLIIDLKPSHVKKLLEDGEESKMRPPPLPLAKLWPIYVSNLPYTADKRDMRDYFSSAGGHIKFIFSPNIPAYKTSQTSMVMAALIYYARREQATDAIKTFNGKHFQNRCLHVFPGRKDTYFNPETSVRLVRLTIGVSEEKLFEKFRKFGFIECVVKRNRNTALIEFRDKEVCDKVLQLSDNEKPVRCGIEPLTTKVNRKIFKENDEKISLAMQEIIDKNPAVLENVQSNRFSGPPPLKRGRFNGPDQNFGNRNDFGLNNANNDFSNPQVIQDLLRLAFISGKNLGEGLASGNNNPFNNADSTISNLNLSNGFNGRSFGGNSSNGNYGNNSGNRNFSGNQNTSRNNFGGQNQNNRNNNSGGNFGGQKRFDGSQNQQQNRNNQNQNRQTAGNTNRRF